Proteins co-encoded in one Bos taurus isolate L1 Dominette 01449 registration number 42190680 breed Hereford chromosome X, ARS-UCD2.0, whole genome shotgun sequence genomic window:
- the OTUD6A gene encoding OTU domain-containing protein 6A: protein MEDSRSEQQRMLRRHYREKKELQARIQFMKSSVPKTDKKKRKQLNLDVARLEAEMEQKHQQELEKFQERFPNISIIDSVTEDLAKMDLENQPPGFSRAQRKRERRAALERARQERIAEVDMEYLASFRQDEEEKLSAILEAKHLEMKDMPTDSHCMYRAIQDQLVFSVTVESLRSRTAEYMRKHIDDFLPFFSHLAPGDAYSRDYFLSYCDDIVGSASWGSQLELRALSHVLQTPIEVIQADSPAIVVGEEYTKKPLILVYVRYTCNFGAHYNSVKPQEAGAAGGAAPRLF from the coding sequence ATGGAAGATTCACGGAGTGAACAACAGCGGATGTTACGACGCCACTACCGTGAGAAGAAAGAGCTACAGGCCCGCATTCAGTTCATGAAGAGTTCGGTCCCCAAGACcgacaagaagaaaagaaagcagttGAATCTCGACGTGGCCCGCCTTGAGGCCGAGATGGAGCAGAAGCACCAGCAGGAGCTGGAGAAGTTCCAAGAGAGGTTCCCTAATATTAGCATCATTGATTCTGTCACTGAAGATCTAGCCAAGATGGATCTCGAGAACCAGCCTCCGGGCTTCTCCAGGGCACAGAGAAAGCGCGAAAGAAGGGCAGCCCTCGAGAGAGCACGCCAGGAGAGGATTGCGGAGGTTGACATGGAGTATCTGGCCAGCTTCCGCCAAGATGAGGAAGAGAAGCTCAGCGCCATCCTGGAGGCCAAGCATCTAGAGATGAAGGATATGCCAACTGATAGCCACTGCATGTATCGTGCCATCCAAGACCAGCTGGTGTTCTCCGTGACCGTGGAGAGCCTGCGGAGCCGCACCGCCGAATACATGCGGAAGCACATCGATGATTTCTTGCCTTTCTTCAGCCACCTCGCACCCGGTGACGCCTACAGCCGCGACTACTTCTTGAGCTACTGCGACGACATCGTGGGCAGTGCATCGTGGGGAAGCCAGCTGGAGCTGAGGGCCCTGTCACACGTCCTGCAGACCCCCATCGAGGTGATCCAGGCTGACTCGCCAGCCATCGTCGTTGGAGAGGAGTACACCAAGAAGCCGCTAATCCTGGTCTACGTGCGCTACACCTGCAACTTCGGGGCGCACTACAACTCCGTGAAGCCGCAGGAGGCCGGCGCCGCTGGGGGCGCAGCCCCTCGTCTCTTCTAG